Sequence from the Leisingera sp. S132 genome:
TTGGATCAGGCCCGCCATCACTATCAGAAGTCCGGCCATGACGGCCCGGTTGTCCTGAAAGTGCCCGGCAATGCCTCCCCCGGCGCGGTGGATGCCGCGGCACTGTTTCAGCAAAGCGCGGCCAAGGCCGGCATCCCGCTGCAGATCGAACGCGTGCCCAGCGACGGCTGCTGGTCCGAGGTCTGGAACAATGCCCCCTTCTGCGCCTCCGACTGTGGCGGGCGCCCGGTGCAGGACCAGATGTTCTCCACCGCCTGCAAATCCGATGCCGGCTGGAACGACACCCGGTTCAAACGGCAGGATTTCGACGCGCTGCTGCTGCAGGCCAAGGGCGAGCTCGACACCGCCAAGCGCACCGCGCTCTACCGCGAGATGGGCCTTATGGTGCGCGGCGAGGGCGGCGGCATGATGTACGATGGCGCGCTGGTGAAAACCTGGCTGCTGTGAGCTGACGTCCCGAAGACTGCGGCGGGCGCCCTTGGGCTGCCCGCCGGTTTTTGGCCACTGCGGGAAAAGCCGCTGACCGGCCAGCGCCAGACACGGATCCCTGACACCGCAAGGGGTGAAAGGCATAACGCATCTGCGCCCGTCCTATTCCGCCGCCTGCCGGAACGCGCGCCGTGCCAGCAGCTCTGCAATGTCGGGGCGGCAGGAGCCGCAGTTTGTGCCCGCCTGCAAGGCCGCGCCGACCTCCGCAACGCTCATCAGCCCGCCTCTTTCGATGGCGTGCACAATCGTATTGGCTCCGACGCTGAAACACGCGCAGACCACCGGGCCGGGGTCGGGCCGGCCCGATGCGGGAACGCCGGTGAGGATATCCTGGGCATTGGTGCCCGGCAGCCCAGCCAGGTGGTCCCGGCGAACCGCCACCGGCTCCGGCGCGGTGAACAGGGCGGCCATGACCTTGCCTTCCTGATGCAGGGCCAGCCGGGCAATGCCCTTGCGGCGGTCTGTCATCACCTGCACATCTGCCTGCGGCAGCGCAAACAGATCCCGCGCAACCACCTCCGGATCCGCAAGCGGGGCCAGCCCGGCCAGTTCCGCCCGGTACCCGGTGCCGGTGCGTGCCACGGCCCAGTACTCCGCCCGCGGGCGCATCGGCCGCAAGGAAACCGCAAAGCCGTACCAGGCGGGCTGCCAGCGTTCCGCCGCAACAACGGCAGCCTTGCTTTCGGGCTGGCCCGAGACCGGATCAACCGCCGCTGCGACAAGGGCACCGATGCGCGCCGCAGGGGCGGTTTCGCCGGTCCAGTGGATCGGCACAAACAGGTCGCCGGGCTGCACGTCCGCAGTGATCCGGGCGCGCAGGATAGCTTGCCCCTGCGGGCTGCTGAGCCGCAGCAGCTCCGCAGGCTGCACACCCAGCCGCCGGGCGTCCTCCGGGTGGATATCCGCAAAAGGCTCGGCCAGGTGGCCCGACAGGCGCGGCGCCTTGCCGGTGCGGGTCATCGTGTGCCACTGGTCACGGATGCGGCCGGTGTTCAGGCGGAACGGGTACTGGCGGTCCGGGGCGGCCTCCGGGGGCCGGTGCCGGACCGCCAGCATGCGGGCCTTGCCGTCCGGGTGAAAGAACCGCCCGTCCGCAAAGAACCGCCCGCCCTGGCGGGTCCGGCTGACCGGCCAGCGCACCGGGGCCAGCCCGTCATAGCCTGCATCGGACAGGGTGCTGAGGCCAGAGATATCGAAATCCAGCCCGAAACTGCCCGCCAGCCCGGACAAGGCCGCATGCTCACGGAAGACCTGCGCCGGAGACTGGTAATCAAACACCGCGCCCCAGCCCATGCGCCGGCCCGCATCGGCCAGAATATCCCAGTCGGGGCGGGCCTCGCCCGGCGGCGGCAGGACAGCGCGCTGACGGCTGATGGTGCGGTCCGAATTGGTAACGGTGCCGTCCTTCTCGGCCCAGGCGGCGGCTGGCAGCAGCACATCCGCCAGCCGCGCGGTGTCGGTTGCGGCGGTGATGTCGCTGACCACGGTGAACTTGCAGGCCTTGATGGCGGCCGATACAGCATCGGCCTCCGGCATGGTCACTGCAGGGTTGGTGTGGATGATCCACAGCGCCTTGAGCCGCCCGTCGCCCGCGGCGCGGAACAGGTCGACCGCCTTCAGGCCGGCGCGGTCAGGCATCGCAGGCGCCCCCCAGAACGCCTGCACCGCAGCCCGGTGGCTTCTGTTGTCCAGATCCATGTGGCAGGCCAGCATATTGGCCAGCCCGCCAACCTCGCGCCCGCCCATCGCATTGGGCTGGCCGGTCACCGAGAACGGCCCGCAGCCCGGCTTGCCAATCCGGCCCGCGGCCAGATGGCAATTCAGGATGGCGTTCACCTTGTCCGCGCCGGAGGTAGACTGGTTCACCCCCTGGCTGAACACCGTCACCACCTTTCCGGTGCGCATCCACAGATCGCAGAACGCCTTGAGTTCTCCCTCCGGCAACCCGGTCACAGAGGCATCCTCCGCAGCGGCAGCGGCCAGCGCCGCGCCCAGCCCATTCACATGCTGCAGATACTCCGCATCCAGCGCGCCGCCTTGGTGAAGCGCCGCCAGCAGCCGGTTGAACAGCGCCACATCGCTGCCGGCCCGCAGTTTCAGATGCAGGTCCGCCTGATCGCAGCTGGCGGTGCGGCGCGGGTCGATCACCACCAGTTTGGTGCCGCGCGCCGCGCGGGCCGCCAGAATGCGCTGATGCAGAACCGGGTGGCACCAGGCCAGGTTGGAGCCGACGAGAACAATCAGATCGGCCTCGTCCAGGTCCTCATAGGTGCCGGGCACTGTGTCGGTGCCAAAGGCGCGTTTGTGGCCCGCCACGGTGGAGGCCATGCACAGGCGCGAATTGGTGTCGATATTGGCGGAGCCGAGAAAGCCCTTCATCAGCTTGTTGGCGACATAGTAATCCTCGGTCAGCATCTGGCCCGACAGATAGAAGCCGACACTGTCCGGGCCGTGCTGCTCCACCGCCTGCCGGAACCTGGCCGCGACCAGGTCCAGCGCGCTGTCCCAATCGGTTTCGCGGCCCTGCACCCGCGGCGCCAGCAAGCGGCCCTCTAGCCCCAGGGTTTCCCCCAATGCCAGCCCCTTGGAGCACAGCCGCCCCCGGTTGGCCGGATGCTCCGGATCGCCGCGCACCGCCAGCCCGCCCTGCCCGTCCGGGCGCAAGAGCACGCCGCAGCCGGTGCCGCAATAGGGGCAGGCCGAGCGGACCTCCTGGCAAGCCGTTCCCGCCATCACGCCGCGCTCCGCTTGCCGACGGCATCGCCGTCGATCAGCAGGCGGCCGCCGTCCACCCGGACCGGGTAGGTGCCGATCCGGCCCTCATCCGCGCCCTGCGCCGCGCCGGTGTTCAGATCGAACACCCAGTTGTGCAGCGGGCAGGTCACGCTTTGGCCGTGCACGATGCCCTCGGACAGCGGCCCGCCCTTGTGCGGGCAGCGGTCGTCGGCGGCAAATACTTCCGCCGCGCCGGTGCGGAACAGGGCAACGCAGCCCGCCGGGGTTTTCACCACCCGCGCGCCATGCAGCGGGATGTCTTCGATATGGCCGATGTCGATCCAGTTCATTCCGCGGCCTCCAGTGTGAGATTGGCAAGCGGCGCGTATTGCGCCCTTGTGGCGCTGTCCTGCGCATGTTCCGCCCAGGGGTCCCTGCGGTAGACCGATTGCGACAGCTGAAACCGCTCCGCCAGCGCCCTGCGGTTCTCCGTGTCGTCCACGATCTGCGCCTTCACCCAGTCGAGCCCGACCCGGTCCAGCCATTTGTAAATGCGGTCCAGGTACCGGGCGTTTTCGCGGTAGATCTGGGTCATCGCCGAAATCACCTCGATCGCCTCGTCTTCGGTGGCTACCTTGCACAGCAGCTCGGTGCCCTTGATCTCCATCCCCGCGGCGCCGCCCACATGGATTTCATAGCCGCTGTCGACGCAGACCACGCCGATGTCCTTGCAGGTCGCCTCGGCGCAGTTGCGCGGGCAGCCGGAGACCGCCAGCTTCAGCTTATGCGGGGTCCAGGAACCCCACAGGTGTTGCTCCAGCTTGATGCCCAGCCCGGTCGAATCCTGCGTGCCGAACCGGCAATGATCGGTGCCGACGCAGGTCTTCACCGTGCGCAGCCCCTTGGAATAGGCATGGCCCGAGACCAGCCCGGCCCGGTTCAGATCACCCCAGATCGCAGGCAGGTCCTCGCCCCGGACACCCAAAAGGTCGATGCGCTGGCCGCCTGTCACCTTGACCGTCGGCACCGCGTATTTGTCGGCAGCATCAGCAATGGCGCGCAGCTCATCCGGGGTGGTGAGGCCGCCCCACATCCGCGGCACCACCGAGAAGGTGCCGTCCTTCTGGATGTTGGCGTGCTTGCGCTCGTTCACGAAACGGCTTTGCGGATCGTCGCGGTATTCCAGCGGCCAGTCCGCCAGCAGGTAATAGTTCACCGCCGGGCGGCAGACATGGCAGCCGTTCGGGGTGGTCCAGCCCAGCTCCTGCCAGACCGCGGCCTGGCTTTTCAGCTCCTGCGACTTGATCAGGCGGCGCACGTCCTCGTGGGTGTGGCTGGTGCAGCCGCAGACCGGCTGCGCCTGCGGCGCCGCGTAGCCATCGCCCAGTGTCACCGCCAGCAGCTGTTCCACCAGCCCGGTGCAGGTGCCGCAGGAGGCGCTGGCCTTGGTCGTGGCGCGGATCGCGCCAAGGTCTGTTGCGCCGCCTTCGATGGCGCGGGTGATCTGTCCCTTGCAGACGCCGTTGCAGCCGCAGATCTCCGCCTCAGGCGGCAAGGCTGCAACGGCTGACAGAGGGTCCGCGGAGGCGCCCCCCTGAAAGGCCGG
This genomic interval carries:
- a CDS encoding nitrate reductase — encoded protein: MAGTACQEVRSACPYCGTGCGVLLRPDGQGGLAVRGDPEHPANRGRLCSKGLALGETLGLEGRLLAPRVQGRETDWDSALDLVAARFRQAVEQHGPDSVGFYLSGQMLTEDYYVANKLMKGFLGSANIDTNSRLCMASTVAGHKRAFGTDTVPGTYEDLDEADLIVLVGSNLAWCHPVLHQRILAARAARGTKLVVIDPRRTASCDQADLHLKLRAGSDVALFNRLLAALHQGGALDAEYLQHVNGLGAALAAAAAEDASVTGLPEGELKAFCDLWMRTGKVVTVFSQGVNQSTSGADKVNAILNCHLAAGRIGKPGCGPFSVTGQPNAMGGREVGGLANMLACHMDLDNRSHRAAVQAFWGAPAMPDRAGLKAVDLFRAAGDGRLKALWIIHTNPAVTMPEADAVSAAIKACKFTVVSDITAATDTARLADVLLPAAAWAEKDGTVTNSDRTISRQRAVLPPPGEARPDWDILADAGRRMGWGAVFDYQSPAQVFREHAALSGLAGSFGLDFDISGLSTLSDAGYDGLAPVRWPVSRTRQGGRFFADGRFFHPDGKARMLAVRHRPPEAAPDRQYPFRLNTGRIRDQWHTMTRTGKAPRLSGHLAEPFADIHPEDARRLGVQPAELLRLSSPQGQAILRARITADVQPGDLFVPIHWTGETAPAARIGALVAAAVDPVSGQPESKAAVVAAERWQPAWYGFAVSLRPMRPRAEYWAVARTGTGYRAELAGLAPLADPEVVARDLFALPQADVQVMTDRRKGIARLALHQEGKVMAALFTAPEPVAVRRDHLAGLPGTNAQDILTGVPASGRPDPGPVVCACFSVGANTIVHAIERGGLMSVAEVGAALQAGTNCGSCRPDIAELLARRAFRQAAE
- the nirB gene encoding nitrite reductase large subunit NirB, with product MTQKLVIIGAGMASGRVIEHLLDADPGAYDITLFNAEPRGNYNRIMLSPVLSGEKTYEEIVTHSDDWYAERGVTCRFGEHVVKIDPEMKVVEGENGHVPFDKLVIATGSAPFVIPVPGHDLPGVISYRDLDDTNAMIEAAAKGGKAVVIGGGLLGLEAAAGLKERGMDVTVLHLTGHLMERQLDEAAGYLLRKDLEARGITVKTQAATKAILGEDRAQAVLLESGETLGADLVVMAVGIRPETRLATDAQLDVARGIEVNAQMQTSDPDIYAVGECVEFGGHLFGLVAPLYDQARVLADSLLDQPNAFAVKELATKLKVTGCDLFSAGDFAEGEGREDIVFRDPARGIYKRLVIEDGRLVGAVMYGDTADGSWFFGLIKDGTGIEEMRGTLIFGPAFQGGASADPLSAVAALPPEAEICGCNGVCKGQITRAIEGGATDLGAIRATTKASASCGTCTGLVEQLLAVTLGDGYAAPQAQPVCGCTSHTHEDVRRLIKSQELKSQAAVWQELGWTTPNGCHVCRPAVNYYLLADWPLEYRDDPQSRFVNERKHANIQKDGTFSVVPRMWGGLTTPDELRAIADAADKYAVPTVKVTGGQRIDLLGVRGEDLPAIWGDLNRAGLVSGHAYSKGLRTVKTCVGTDHCRFGTQDSTGLGIKLEQHLWGSWTPHKLKLAVSGCPRNCAEATCKDIGVVCVDSGYEIHVGGAAGMEIKGTELLCKVATEDEAIEVISAMTQIYRENARYLDRIYKWLDRVGLDWVKAQIVDDTENRRALAERFQLSQSVYRRDPWAEHAQDSATRAQYAPLANLTLEAAE
- the nirD gene encoding nitrite reductase small subunit NirD, with the translated sequence MNWIDIGHIEDIPLHGARVVKTPAGCVALFRTGAAEVFAADDRCPHKGGPLSEGIVHGQSVTCPLHNWVFDLNTGAAQGADEGRIGTYPVRVDGGRLLIDGDAVGKRSAA